Proteins encoded by one window of Castor canadensis chromosome 2, mCasCan1.hap1v2, whole genome shotgun sequence:
- the Rbm48 gene encoding RNA-binding protein 48 isoform X2, which yields MDEQSFFGGLLHVCYAPEFETVEETRKKLEERKAYIARTTKNKDYCMTKKKLVPEHKDTKDFRQDLHSNISGLHAAALNTSTVNSSPSLPYSCELPLCYFASNCAYSSREHVDRASNFCKDGRSHNETVKHCNHNDSSQKLQMNAFKNAIPCSDAQKAITSSEAIDRFMPRTTQLQERKRRREDDRKLGTFLETSTSSNEVMIGPQLPNIPKVDLQDDSLNTTANLIRNKLKEVISSVPKHPEDKLEDVHISCPLKQRRRI from the exons atggatgaaCAGAGTTTCTTTGGTGGATTGCTTCATGTGTGCTATGCTCCAGAGTTTGAGACAgttgaagaaactagaaaaaaattagaagagagaAAGGCTTATATAGCAAGAACTACTAAAAATAAAG ACTACTGCATGACAAAGAAGAAACTGGTTCCAGAGCATAAAGACACAAAAGATTTTAGACAAGACTTGCACTCAAATATATCTGGACTTCATGCAGCTGCTCTGAATACGTCTACCGTGAACTCAAGTCCTTCTCTTCCTTATTCTTGTGAATTACCTTTATGTTATTTTGCCTCAAATTGTGCATATTCATCCAGGGAGCATGTGGACAGAGCATCAAACTTCTGCAAGGATGGTAGAAGCCATAATGAAACTGTGAAGCATTGTAACCACAATGACTCTTCACAAAAATTACAGATGAACGCTTTTAAAAATGCCATACCTTGTTCTGATGCACAAAAGGCCATTACTTCTTCAGAGGCAATTGACAGATTTATGCCTAGAACAACACAATTGCAGGAGCGTAAAAGAAGACGAGAAGATGATCGTAAACTTGGAACTTTCCTTGAAACAAGCACGAGCAGTAATGAGGTTATGATTGGGCCTCAGTTGCCCAACATACCTAAAGTGGACCTGCAGGATGACTCCTTGAATACCACAGCAAACTTAATTCGGAATAAACTGAAAGAG gtAATTTCATCTGTGCCAAAACATCCAGAGGACAAGTTGGAAGATGTGCATATAAGTTGTCCATTAAAGCAAAGAAGAAGAATATAA